The following are encoded in a window of Rissa tridactyla isolate bRisTri1 chromosome 15, bRisTri1.patW.cur.20221130, whole genome shotgun sequence genomic DNA:
- the LOC128918151 gene encoding tektin-3-like, producing MESVGSPLPAKFTHPRAIPTRFLPAIHTMASSYKNRFPYRPLPQSYSLPWMPSTYYKTAASKPTLAAFSKSSQGITDGEKLPSVSTRTTVFTRYTPEDWYKSNVTNYRESETSQKNAERLRADTSRIIDHKYQQTKKTQVESTKNLGVRANDIAFWKSELCHELDEVIGETNALTEVKTRLERALVEAEAPLRVAQECLLHREKRMGIDLVHDNVEEQLLTEVDVIRSCQEKMQQFLEKVKAQITSNRVAQQNLEKDLANKQVAHRIDDRCHHLMNTSQGISYYRGVEQVDATISVPQSWAKFTNNNILRSQSERAASAKLRDDIENLLAVTASQMWRQFNAVNVAFTNRIAETADAKRKIQTHLAKTVQEIFQTERNIEAIQKAIRDQGPPLKVAQTRLDERTRRPNMELCRDTAQLRLVNEVRDIHETVQTLQQQLRDSQDTLQMLVRSKAVLQHDLAVKANSLFIDEEKCMAMCKTFPSTARL from the exons atggagtctgtcggctctcccttaccagcaaagttcacccatcccagagccatacccaccaggtttctccctgccatccacaccatggcgtcaagctataagaaccgatttccttaccgccccttgcctcagagctacagcctcccctggatgcccagcacctactacaaaacggctgccagcaaaccaactttggctgccttttccaagagttcccagGGGATAACCGACGGCGAGAAGCTTCcatctgtttccaccagaaccaccgtcttcacccgctacacccctgaagactggtacaagtccaacgtgaccaattacagggagtcggagacctcccagaagaacgcggagcgcctgagagccgatacctcccgcatcattgaccacaaataccagcagaccaagaaaacgcaagtagaaagcaccaaaaacctgggagtgcgcgccaatgacatcgcgttttggaaatcggagctctgccatgagctagatgaggtgatcggggagaccaacgcgctcacagaggtgaagaccaggctggagagagccttggtcgaggcggaggcccctctccgg gtcgctcaggagtgcttacttcaccgggagaagaggatgggcatcgacctggtccacgacaacgtggaggaacagctcttaaca gaagtcgatgtcatcaggtcgtgccaggagaagatgcagcagttcctggagaaggtcaaagcccagatcac gtccaaccgggtggcccagcagaatctggagaaagatctggccaacaagcaggtggcccaccggatcgacgacaggtgccaccacctgatgaacacctcccagggcatcagttactaccgaggggtggagcaggtggatgccac gatctcggtgccgcagtcctgggccaagttcaccaacaacaacatcctccgctcccagagcgagcgggcggcctccgccaagctgcgggacgacatcgagaacctgctggcggtgacggccagccagatgtggcggcagttcaacgccgtgaacgtcgccttcaccaaccgcatcgccgagacggccgatgccaagagaaagattcagacccacctggccaag acagtgcaggaaatattccagaccgagaggaatatagaagccatccaaaaggccattagggaccaggggcctccattaaaggtggctcagacccggctggacgagcgcactcggaggccaaacatggagctgtgccgggacactgcccagctgcg ccttgtcaacgaggtccGTGACATCCATGAGACggtgcagactcttcagcagcagctgagagacagccaggacaccttgcaaatgctggttcgctccaaggccgtcctgcagcacgacctggccgtcaaagccaactccctgttcatcgacgaggagaagtgcatggcgatgtgcaagacctttcccagcaccgcgcggctg